From the Theobroma cacao cultivar B97-61/B2 chromosome 2, Criollo_cocoa_genome_V2, whole genome shotgun sequence genome, one window contains:
- the LOC18608769 gene encoding transcription activator GLK1 yields the protein MLAVSPLRNTTNDENKGEMESFTISSEEFPDFADGNLLESIDFDDLFVSINEGDMLPDLEMDPEIIAELPTNGSEESEMNTSIDKTDEDNNQRKEEEDKVSGSGSGLGSSSSKGEEIVSKREEPTAVKTPTKDADKGRKSSLQAKNNNQGKRKVKVDWTPELHRRFVQAVEQLGVDKAVPSRILELMGIDCLTRHNIASHLQKYRSHRKHLLAREAEAASWTHRRQMYGAATPAGGGKRDMNPWLAPTMGFPPMSPMHHHHHHHFRPLHVWGHPTVDQSLMHLWPKHLAHTPSPSPPPPPTWGPHPPPADPSYWHHHDQRAPNGLTPGTPCFPQPLAPTRFAAPPVPGIPPHHAMYKADPGIGVPAGQSGPHPLIDFHPSKESIDAAIEDVLSKPWLPLPLGLKPPSTDSVLGELQRHGVPKVPPSCA from the exons ATGCTAGCTGTGTCACCTTTGAGGAACACAACTAACGATGAGAACAAAGGAGAGATGGAGAGTTTCACTATTAGCTCGGAAGAGTTCCCTGACTTCGCTGATGGGAATTTACTTGAGAGTATTGATTTTGACGATCTTTTTGTTAGCATCAACGAGGGTGATATGTTGCCCGACTTGGAGATGGACCCAGAAATTATCGCTGAATTACCCACCAATGGAAGTGAGGAATCAGAGATGAACACCTCAATAGATAAAACTGATGAGGATAATAATCAAAGGAAAGAGGAGGAAGATAAGGTTTCGGGTTCAGGTTCAGGGTTAGGCTCGAGCTCAAGCAAAGGCGAGGAGATTGTTAGCAAAAGAGAGGAACCTACAGCAGTTAAAACACCTACCAAAGATGCTGATAAGGGAAGAAAATCATCACTACAAGCAAAGAATAACAATCAAGGGAAGCGAAAAGTGAAG GTGGATTGGACGCCAGAGCTGCACAGGAGGTTCGTGCAAGCAGTGGAGCAGCTCGGGGTGGATAAGGCGGTGCCTTCTAGAATATTAGAGCTTATGGGAATCGATTGTCTCACTCGCCATAACATTGCCAGCCACCTTCAA AAATATAGATCTCATCGGAAGCATTTGCTAGCTCGTGAGGCGGAAGCGGCAAGCTGGACTCACAGGAGGCAAATGTACGGGGCTGCCACCCCGGCTGGAGGAGGCAAGAGAGACATGAATCCTTGGCTTGCACCTACAATGGGTTTTCCGCCTATGTCACCCAtgcaccaccaccaccaccaccactttAGACCTTTGCATGTATGGGGTCATCCCACTGTGGATCAATCCCTAATGCACTTATGGCCTAAACATCTAGCTCATACACCATCCCCGTCCCCGCCGCCACCGCCTACTTGGGGCCCTCATCCTCCACCAGCAGACCCCTCGTATTGGCACCATCACGACCAACGT GCACCAAATGGACTAACCCCAGGAACACCTTGCTTTCCACAGCCGCTGGCACCAACG AGATTCGCCGCACCACCGGTCCCTGGCATTCCTCCCCATCACGCCATGTACAAAGCAGACCCCGGCATTGGCGTCCCGGCCGGACAATCAGGCCCCCACCCGCTCATTGACTTCCACCCG TCGAAAGAGAGCATAGATGCAGCTATAGAAGACGTTTTATCAAAACCATGGCTGCCACTTCCTCTTGGACTGAAGCCGCCATCTACCGATAGTGTTTTGGGAGAGTTGCAACGCCACGGAGTCCCCAAAGTACCACCCTCTTGTGCTTGA
- the LOC18608768 gene encoding protein E6 isoform X2 has product MASFAKRFTFFFLLMLSSYVQIQARESKFFSKIFHLGARISPDEVPTPTPAPAPAPEPANSESQDPYYGLYGQGSGMFPPAKDPVSTTHTPTTATTFENDLLAEELDDEKFETGYEKNSYNNNGYTTRNYNYNNGYTTSNYNNNGYSSSYKTNGYASNYNNNGYETERQGMSDTRSVEGGKYYYDVENVNYYPEGYESGKETSKNEGYYGNTENSNEFNSMGEFQESQEEYVP; this is encoded by the exons ATGGCTTCCTTTGCAAAGCGCtttacttttttcttccttctaaTGCTATCCTCCTATGTCCAGATTCAAGCTAGGGAGAGCAAGTTCTTTAGCAAGATCTTCCATCTTGGGGCCAGAATTTCTCCTGATGAGGTACCTACACCGACGCCAGCACCAGCACCAGCACCAGAACCGGCTAACTCTGAGAGTCAAGATCCTTATTATGGCCTTTATGGTCAGGGCTCTGGTATGTTCCCTCCTGCAAAAGATCCTGTCAGCACTACCCACACTCCCACCACTGCTACCACTTTCGAAAATGATCTTCTCGCTGAAGAACTTGACGATGAAAAATTTGAGACGGGCTATGAGAAAAACAGCTACAACAACAATGGCTACACCACCAGAAACTACAACTACAACAACGGCTACACCAC CAGCAACTACAACAACAATGGCTACTCAAGTAGCTATAAGACTAATGGCTACGCCAGCAACTACAACAACAATGGGTATGAGACTGAGAGACAAGGAATGAGCGACACCAGATCTGTGGAAGGTGGCAAGTACTATTATGACGTGGAAAATGTGAATTATTATCCTGAAGGATATGAGTCAGGTAAAGAAACTTCTAAAAATGAAGGTTACTATGGAAATACAGAGAACTCCAATGAGTTCAACTCCATGGGAGAGTTCCAGGAGAGCCAAGAAGAGTATGTGCCCTGA
- the LOC18608768 gene encoding protein E6 isoform X1: MASFAKRFTFFFLLMLSSYVQIQARESKFFSKIFHLGARISPDEVPTPTPAPAPAPEPANSESQDPYYGLYGQGSGMFPPAKDPVSTTHTPTTATTFENDLLAEELDDEKFETGYEKNSYNNNGYTTRNYNYNNGYTTSNHNNNGYTTSNYNNNGYSSSYKTNGYASNYNNNGYETERQGMSDTRSVEGGKYYYDVENVNYYPEGYESGKETSKNEGYYGNTENSNEFNSMGEFQESQEEYVP; this comes from the coding sequence ATGGCTTCCTTTGCAAAGCGCtttacttttttcttccttctaaTGCTATCCTCCTATGTCCAGATTCAAGCTAGGGAGAGCAAGTTCTTTAGCAAGATCTTCCATCTTGGGGCCAGAATTTCTCCTGATGAGGTACCTACACCGACGCCAGCACCAGCACCAGCACCAGAACCGGCTAACTCTGAGAGTCAAGATCCTTATTATGGCCTTTATGGTCAGGGCTCTGGTATGTTCCCTCCTGCAAAAGATCCTGTCAGCACTACCCACACTCCCACCACTGCTACCACTTTCGAAAATGATCTTCTCGCTGAAGAACTTGACGATGAAAAATTTGAGACGGGCTATGAGAAAAACAGCTACAACAACAATGGCTACACCACCAGAAACTACAACTACAACAACGGCTACACCACCAGCAATCACAACAACAATGGCTACACCACCAGCAACTACAACAACAATGGCTACTCAAGTAGCTATAAGACTAATGGCTACGCCAGCAACTACAACAACAATGGGTATGAGACTGAGAGACAAGGAATGAGCGACACCAGATCTGTGGAAGGTGGCAAGTACTATTATGACGTGGAAAATGTGAATTATTATCCTGAAGGATATGAGTCAGGTAAAGAAACTTCTAAAAATGAAGGTTACTATGGAAATACAGAGAACTCCAATGAGTTCAACTCCATGGGAGAGTTCCAGGAGAGCCAAGAAGAGTATGTGCCCTGA